Genomic segment of Canis lupus dingo isolate Sandy chromosome 9, ASM325472v2, whole genome shotgun sequence:
TACGGACAACAGCTGGGTCTGACGTGGAGCCCGGCCTCCAATGCCATGGGGCACAAGAGGACACCCAGAAACATTCATGATACCAACTCCCCAGACTCAGAAACTGGTCTGCCTGTGGCCCTGGGGCCAGGGCAAATATGACCACAGTGGCCAGTGGCTCAGAAGGGGGAGTTCATGCCCAGCTTGGTTTCAAACTGCAGTTTCTGCCGCTTCTGGTAGCGAACCCGGACCCTGGTGGGGCAGGAAATGAAAAGCACAGGTTAGAGCACagggcaggaccccagggatGGAGGGAAGTACAGGCCGCGGCCAAGTGGGAGAACAATGCCCAGGACGCTACAGGCCTCAAGAATGCGCCCGACCCCAGAGGGAGGCCCGGCCGTGGCTCACCGAATCTCATGCAGCTTCACGATCTCATTGGTGACCACCACAAGGACCAAGGAGAGGCAGCCCAGGAGCCACGTCAGCAGAGGCACGTCCTCCAGGCCAAAGTGGACTTGGCTGTCCCTGTGCGTCCACAGCTGCAAGTCCACTGCTGTCTGGACCACCTGCcccaggaggctgcagggagAGGCGGCAGCCCGCATGAGCCTGGGTCTTCTTGCTTCCTTCCCTGCTTTTCTCAGTTCGAGCAGCTAAAGGAAGGCAGTACTCCACCTCTGCCTTAACTCCTGGAAGCAGGACTTCGAAGCACAGTCCTGCCAaagcccccgcccctgcccccgccccgtccACAGATACTCACACCACAGGCACCGTCATGGCCCACCAGAGGTTTGTCAAGGGGCTCTTTCTCCACAGGGGCTTGGTGCGATGCACATGGGTGATAGAAATGAAGACTGGAGAAAACAGGGTCAGTGGGGGGCATCAGATGTCCTGCCACCACCGGAGGCCCTGCCCACAGGGCACCCCACCAGCCACCTCTGGcccctccctgggagcccctcacCTGTGTGCAGGACGATCAGGGCGGCCGTGAGCTTCTGAGCCGTCAGCAGCCCATTGGCAAAATCATCAAACCAGGCCGGAGCTGTGTCAGCATGGCTGCCAAAGCAAGGGGTGGACTCAGCGCCCCCTGGGCCCCAGGAAAGTGGGCAGGCAGAGGTGTAGGTGGAGGGGTAGGGTCAGGACCCACCTGGGCAGCATGATGGAGGAGCAGTTGGTGAGGTTGCGGGCTCGGGAGCTGTCACAGAAGCTCTGCAGCGTGAAGCCAAAGCAGATGAGGCACGAGCTGATGGTGAGGCTGAATTTGAGcaagaagcagaggaggaagtaGTGCTGGGTCTGCAGAAAGAAGGGAGGCCTGTCACTCCCACGGCGGCAGCCCCTCTGGCACCGGGCTCAGCAGCCTCTTCAGGAAACGGGCAGACCCAGGGCAAGAGGATCCTTCTCAGCTCTGTACCACCACCTCCCTTTTGGTTCAGGGGAGTTCTGATGGAAGCCTCTCTCTCCCCGAAGGCTCGGCCCCCTCCACACCCATAGTCCTCAGGAAAAGCCCAGGCTCACAGGACTCCCCGTTGCTTACCTTCTTAGGAATGGACTGAAGGTTCTTTCCTGTGGCCATAGACATGATGGAACTGTGGGGCGGCTTCCCCAACAGAGAGATGCTGAAAAGGATGGACTTGGTGAAGGGTGGTGGCTGTGACCCTCTGTCCCCCGATTCCCACTTGGGAAGAAGCCTTTGGGGAATTTTAGGAATGAGGACAGGTCTGAGGGGAGATGTGACAAGACAAGGGAgagcgcccccaccccgccccagggcCTCCTGTGCCAGGGGACATGAGCACTGAGCGGAACCTGGGCTCCTGAGGCTGCTCGGTGAcatcccagccctgcctgcctggaTATGGATGGGCAGCATGACCCTCACCTGAGCAGAGGGTAGCAAAAGCAGGACAGCCACAGGATGTCGGTGGTGCTCAGCAGCGGTGGCAGCTGAACCAGGCAAGAGAGGAACTAGACCAGGAAAGCCCAGGAAGCAGGATTAGATTCTGGCAAACTTGCCCCGTGCCCAGATGGCCAGAGGAGCTAGGGCCGCAGGGGCCAGTTCTGCCAATGGGGTCATCTCCTCAAGTCCAGGGGTTCCAGAGGCTAGGGGCCCTCTAGGCTGTGCTGCATCTCCCAGCCTGCCACCTTGGACTTTCAGCCAGCCCTTGAgtggagaagcagggagggatGGGCAATGCCCATGCAGACCCCACCTCACCTGGATGACCACGAGAGTCAGCTGGCACTgcagcaggaagaggaagcaCTTGCGAATGCCGTAGGTGGCGTGCCGAGCCTAGGGACCAGGAGGGACAGATTGTGGCCGGGCCTACAGCCGACAAATCTCAGCCCAGAGCCAGATGCCCCAGATGCTCCTGCTAGGAAAGGGTGGGGGCAAATAAAACTGCCTGGGAAAGCCTCTCTTGGAGGGCAGTCAGCCCTTGGGGGCCCAGATAGATCCCGTGTCACCATTCCCCACTCTGCAggctccccatccctgccccctccacctgcttgaGCCCCTACCTGCTCAATGAGCCGGATGATGCTTATGGTCTCCTCCTGGCGAAAGGTCAGGGAGCAGGGCAGGCTGTTGAGCTGCCCTGAGAGCTGGAGGGGAGAAAGGCCATCCGAGGCCTGGGCCATGCTGGTGCTGGTGGCGTAGCCAAAGGTCTCCCAGGAGCAGCGGGATGGGTACAGAGGATCCAGGGCAATGCTGCTCAGTGCAAGGGGAAAGCACACCCATGAGCTACACTCTGTGAAGACCCCACCTCCCGTGGGACTAGGCAAGCACCTGTCGCCTCTCCTCTCATCGTGCCCAGGCCCCTCATTCCCAGCCATAGCATGATCAGCCATGAAATATGCCCCAGCCTCATGCAAGCCCCCAATCTGGGGCATCACCCTGACCTGATGTCACTCTGGAGGAAAAGGCAACTGTTCCTCAGGTTGGCAGAGCTGCCCAGGCAGCAGGTCACCTCCCCATATTCCTGCATGATCTTGATCATCTCACACATGGCTGAGGGGGCAGAGTTGGGGGGCACAAGAGTCAGGCAGGTggagccctgtgtgaggctctgAGCAGAGACCCACAGGACAACAGAACAGGAAACAGGGGAAGGGAGCCCCTCTTTGGGACAGTCCTCCCCTCATCCCAGAATATGAATGTCAAGTGACTGACAGTCACTTCTGAGCCCTAGAATGGGACACCCACAGTTCCCGCCCCCTATGTTCCCTGGTTCATCCCAGCTCAGGTTTGTTCTGCTCCCAGCATGGTACATCATCTCCTGCGGAGCCGCCAGGTGCCTGGGTCTCCTCGGTCGCCATGGCCACAGTACTCACTCTCAGGGGTACAGTCGGTGAACAGGGGTACTAGCAGGGGCACGTTGTCAATGTTCTGCAGGTGGGGGCGCACCTGGTGGATGCCGCGTGGCAGCTTGGCCTGGAGGAAGCACAGATGTCAGTAGCCTCAGGCTGGGGAGGTGGTCCCTGCCCCCCTTCTCTGGACCAGTCATTGGACTACTTCGGGAGACAAAGGGGTGCAGACCATGCCATCATACCCGGTTGCAGTCCTCCAGGAAGCTGGGGAGGTCGCTGTCCGTAGGCTGGAAGCTAATGAGGTCTGAGTGACCCTCCTCCTCCATTAAGAGGAGTCCTTCCGCATCATCTCGGGACACTGTGGGGATGAAACCCTGTCCTTCACCTTGGAGtcagccttcttttttttgtttttttttgtttgtttgtttttttaatattttatttattcatgagagacacagagaaagaggcagagacacaggcagaaggagaagcgggctccctatggggagcccgatgtgggactcaatcccaggaccctgggatcatgccctgagctgaagtaagatgctcaatcactgagccacccaggtgtccctggagtcAGCCTTCTAAGGGCTGTTCCTTGCCCGGAAGAAAGCAAAGAACCTTCTGCTTCCGGGTCTCCTCTCTTCCACTGTCAACTGTTGTTACCACAGGGAGACCAGAGCCATTTTTCAAGGGAATGTACTTATTAGGAGGGATCAATGGAGGCTCTTTCTAGCTATACCTCTAAAGAAGGGGAGCCATCCACAACCCCCTTGACCCCACCGCAAACCTGTGCCATTACCCTGATTCAGGtcatcatgcagggagccggcATGGCTAGGGCTGGAAGGGGGGATCTCAGAGCCAGGCATGTCACCATTGGGCGTGAGGGAGATGTGACAGTTCCAGCCTGTCTCCAGGCCCATCTTTTCTGCAAACACCTGCAAAAGGCAGATGGCAACGAACAGATGGTCCCATGCACCCATGGGCGAAAGGGTcggtggaggcagagggggatGTCTCTCCCCACCTTGCTTTTGAGCTCGTCCTCCAAAGAGAAGTAGACAAAGCGGATGCAGGCATTGACCAGCCCGTCGATGAGGCGCACAATGTCCAGCCGGGCCTGGTACTGAGAGGACACCATGCCCATGAAGATCTGGCCACTCAGGGCCTGCATGCAGTCTTCCTTCTCCAGCACCTCCCCGATCCCTTCTTCAGGTAGGCATGAGGCACAAAGCCCGGCCGGGACACCCAGGAACCAGCAGATTCCAGGAGGCAGCCCAGGCCACACACACAGATGCCACACCCAAGTCAATGAGCATGTGGGCCCCGGGGGACCACACACAGCCACGCGCGCACAAACACACAGCCAAGACGCACAAAGGAACCAACAGACACAGGAGAAAAGACAATGAAAGGTACTCATCAGTCAGGTGATGATGCTAAGAAGTAACAATAGAGCCCAGCCCTGGTCCAGGGCTAGCGGGCTGCCCTCACTCTCAGCAATGGCCTCAATTCATGGTCTTTTGGGCCATAAGACCATGTGAGTCTGTCTGTTGGGTGGAATGAGGAGGGGTGGAATGGGGAGGGGTAgaatggggaggggtggggtggttCTGAGTCCCTCTGTCCCAGCAGGTTTGTAACCAGGCCTTTTATCTGATCAAATAAGGCTAACGTTCTATAAATACAGCTGCTTTATAACTTTCAGAGATAGCTCTTTGCTATCCCATCAGAGGGTCACGAGAAACCGGTGAGAAGGGCAGAGCAGGCACCTAATTACCCATGAGAAGGCTAAGGGACTCGTCCACGTTGCCAGACAACAGGTGCCATCTTGATGCTCCAGGGCCAGTGCTATGCCCACCGTTCCTTCTACTATGACGGATTCTGTGGCCCTCCAGAAGCCCTCCCCTGTAGGGCCCCCAACGGGACAGGCGTGCACAATACCGTCAGAGCTCCAGCTGTTGCGGCGCGTGCTCAGCTTGAGGGGGATGGTGCTGGGCAGCTCACACATGGTGAAGATGCTGCTCTGGCCAGGCGCCTGCACCAGCTCGATGCACTTGCCATTGAGCTGAGAGGACAGGGCACAGCTCATGGGCTTATAGGCGAAGGCAGAGCAGTAACCAGACAGGCAGGCTCGCTGGTAAAAATCCAGCACTTTCTTTCTACCAGAGAAGCAGGGAAGAAGTGAGGCGAGGGGTCCTGAGATGCCCCCAGGCCTGTGAGCCAGGCAAGCAGACGGCCAGGGCCGTGTGCCACCAGCACGAGGGGTGCTTGCTTCCTCACCCACCTGTCAGAACCGGAAAGCGGATAGATGTCCGCCCCATCCCAGAAGTCTGTACAGGCCTCTAAGACCACGTCGGCTGTGCCATGAGACAGCATCTGTTctgtgcctggggtggggagggggaggacgaGGCCGAATGTTAGTGCCTGCCACTGCTGCCTCTCACTCCCGCCTCAGCTACCACCCTGCTGTCCTCGAGAAGGGTGCCAGGGAGCCCCTGGGGAATAGAATGTCCCAGGTCTATGTGGGCTTGCCACCCTTCAGACGGTCCCCAACCCCTGTGGCCACCACCATCCCAGCACCAGTCCCGAAATCCAATCCCTGCCACATCTGAGGAAGACTAGGAAGCAGTCTAGGGCTCATCTGCCCAGGGCCCCCTAAAAAGGGACACCTAAAAGCAGCCCCGCCCTGCCAAGCTCCAGGAAAGTCTGGCCTAATGCCGGCCAAGTGCGGAAGGCTCACTCGTGGTGGTGTCCTTGATGAAGAGACTAATCATATGGCTGAGGGGGGGACGCCGCTTGGTGACACAGGAGAGCCTCCCCAGTGAGGTCTCCTTCACCATCTCAGCACTGGGGAGGCGGTAGAGTGCAAGGTGGTTCTCCTGCTTGAAGAGCTCCTTGGCCCCGGGGGTGAAGCCTGCAGGGGGAGAGATGCCAACTTGGAGTGTCTGGGGGGAAGTGCACAGCACCTGGACCTCCCTCTCTTGCAGGGACAGACAACCCCAGTCAGGCTGGGCTGGTTCCCTCCCCCTATTCATCCCACCATTGGCTATGTCCCCAGACTAGGAAGCACTGTGGAACAGCGCCCAGTTAAAGGGGGTGGTCAGAAGCTGAAAGGGCTGACAGTGCGCTTCACGGGCACCAGCCTGCTTGGGGTCAGTGGCGGGCACAGCATGGCCCCCCATCCTGCCAGCGTACCTATGAGTCGGGCGAGCTCGCAGAGGCCCCAGGGCACATGCACAGGCAGGACGGCGCTGTGGCTCTCCTGTAGGGCGATGTTGCACAGATGGTCCGAGAACCGGCACAGACGCTCAGTGACGCTGGCGTTACACAGGTTCAGCAGCACGTTGAGACCCAGGGGCTTCAGGGAGGTGAGGTGGAGCTGCCAGTTGGAGTCATCGAACTGGATGCAGGAGGGGTTCTGCTGGTCCTGTGACAGGCTCAGCATCTCCAAGTGGTAGTCACACACAAAGTCTTCTGCTTCATAGGGCTCGCCCTCCAGCCCAGGCTGGGTGTCAGGGAAAtgtggcaggtggggaggggagcctcAGACTGGGAAGGTTCCGGGGTGGCCCCGGGAGAAGGCACCCCCTTCCCAGTGAGCAGCATGCTCATGCCCACGCTCTCCTCATCCCTCCCCCAAATCCTCTCCCTGTCCTTGGTGGACTTTGGCTTCTCCTAGGATCGATGCCCAGCAATGGTGGTACCTAAGAAAAGGATGCCCAGAGCAAGGAGGGAACAACAAAAGATCTCTTTCAGACGGGGTTGGGAGTGTATTTTAGAGGGAGCCACCAGCTTTCTGTATTTAGGTTATGACGAGAAGGAAGGGCCTTGCCCCAACCAGTTACCACCTGTAAGacccagaaagggagaaagggccTACTTCTGGAAGGGCCCCAGGCCCTGGATGAGGCCTCAGGAGGCCAAGCCTGGAGGCCTGAGCATGGAGGCCACGACATCTCAGGATGGGCTGCACCCCTTGGCCCCTGCGGCGGGGAGGCCAGGACACCCTGTGCCtgctctcccctttcctctcacCTTGCCAGGCTCTTCTTCACCGCCCTCCGTGTCCCTGCTGAAGCTCACATTGGAGCCAGATGGGTGTTTGTTGCGGCCATGTGCTTTGTGGTGAGAGTAGAATTCAGGGGGCTTGGGACCGTCACCAGGCCAGTCGCCACGTTCCTGCTCATTGGAAAGGTGCAGGGTAGTGTTCAGGGAACCGGCCAGGAGGGCATCTCGCTCGTGGGGCTGAGGAGAACAAGGAACACAGGCCTCGGACCAGGGTCCCGCTGGCTGCCATGGACCGGGGAGACGGGGCAGGTAtgtcctctccctgcctgctgtGGTGGCTCTGCCTGAACTGCCCAGAAGCAGATCCTAACTGTGCCTGagcctttcttctccctcctagCCTTGCCCTCCCTGAGGCCACTGGCCGGGCCCAGAGCTGGGTCCCCGGGAGCCGGCCGTACCTCCTCCTCTACCTCGGGATGGCAGAAGGAGCGGGTGGACAGGTCATCTGTTAGGTCCTCATGGCTGCTGTGTGGGGGCTCCACTTTCCCACTAAAGAACAGCACAGTCTCTGGGCTGGGGTTGGGCCATGACAGGATCCCCTGTTTGTCCACACAGCACAGGACctggagggagagatggggatcGGAAAGAGCGCTTGGCATCCTCCAACCCATCAGGGTCCACTCCAGTGGCAGACAGGCACCCAGACACAGCCAGGCAGCAGGCCAGCTGAGGCGGGGGTCCTCCCTCAGGGCCCCCCTCACCGTGACGGAGCCCAAGCTGTGCAGCAGGCTGGAGCTATGGCTCAGAGTCGGTGATGTCCCTTGGATCACCCGCAGGAAGTGGCCCCAAATGCATCGTAGCATTTCCTGGTGGGAGAGACAAAGTCCATGTTATTTCCCTAGAGATAGCCTCTGGGGCCACCAGAGGAAACTGTCGGGGACACCAGGAAGTTAGGGTGGAGAGGCATTTGTCTGGGCAGAGCACATTGCCCACATGAGACAGGAGGCTCCAAGGCCATGGGGTAGGGGAGGAGCCCCAGGGTTCCAGAAGGGGCAGCCAGCTTGAGGGAGCTCAGGCTGGTGGCTCTGGAGGCCTGGGGCAGACGGTGTCCCAGGTGAGTGTACCTGAGAGGAGACGGCTTCTGTATAGCTGCTGAGAGTATCCTCTGAGAACTTGGCCAGCTGTGCAGAGAAGAGGGCGCCAGCTCAGGGAGGCACCCTCACATAGGCCTCCAAGATGCAAGGGTGGGTGCCCCACCCCCGCAAGGCTCCTGACGCCTTTGGTTTAAGGACACCTGGGCAGTCCCCGAACCCCCGCATCTGAATGCCAGGATGGATGCTTGCCTgcctcccagggcctggcctgggagCCCTTCCACATGGAGAGTTGCCCAGGGCTTGCTCCTGTACTGGGCCCAGAGTGGCGCTGGACCTCTGTACCTGTTCACTGGGGCACAGCCAACACCTTCTTTTTGCtcctgatttttgttctttttgtactGTCCCCAAGATGCCTTGGAAGAACCTACCAGGGAGCTGGGAGAGGCCTTGCTCATCTGGGCCAGGACTCGAGCTTCTCCACAGGCGGTTGCCAGAACCCAGAGGACTGGAAAGAGCAGGGGAAGGATGGGCAGGACGCCATTCACCTGAGAAAGCACAAACCACACTGAAGGCACCCAAAGAGCTGCTGgcctgggaagagggagggacagaagggctTCCCCAGCCCTAAAGCCATCCCCTTAATAGAATGGGACAACTTTCCAgaatgggaagagaagggaagcaagCATTCCTAAGCTGGAGCTGGAGGGACCCCTGGGCTACAGACAGGGAGGGACAGCCAGGGCATCATGAGGGGACCCAGCCTCCAAGGAAAGAGCaaagcacagcagagggagaagggcgGAGGTTACCTGTAGCTGGAGGAGGGTGTACTGCCAGGATGTGACGCCAGGGGCATTCAGCATGAAGCGCAGGGCATTGGTGATAAGGAAGCCAGCCTTTGGGAACAGCAGAAGTGCAGCCCTATTAGCTCCCCACCCAGAGAAGGACCTAGGCTCTAAggctccctttcctctgcccactcacacccaccccccaaccccagcactGGCCATCTCACTCTGGACCACCCCCATCTTCCCTCACACGCTCACCTGAATCTGGCCCTGAGGCTCCCCCATTTCCtggccctctcccctgccccgcGAGGCCCGCCTCACGCACCAGGACCACAGGCACGGCGTAGTGCAACATCACCGACTGCACCGTGAACCTCTCGTTGTCCAGGGCAGTGACTGGGCGGGACAGGGCCATGTCCAGGCACCATCTGCAGAAAGGGGTGACCCTTTAGTTGGGCAAGCTCTTAGCGGGGGAGGCCAGAAACACGCACGTGCACTGGGCATCGCTGAGTCAGGCAATCTCTCCTATTCCCGGCCCCCAGCAAGTGGCCCCTGAGAGAGGGGTCTGGAGCAGCCTCCTGAGCTGTCCCCTCAGAGTTCCCACAGGGAAAGGAACAATCACCCAGTCTAGTAATTTTCATGAGATGCTAAAATGAAGAACCCACAGAGGTGCCTACCCTAAAGGGGCCTCAGTAGAAACCAGGCTATCTCCTTGTCACCCTGCCCTCGGTTCATGGAGGCACTCGGGAAGAGCACCCAGGGGCCAGAAGGAAGGCAGGGCAGCGACCCTACCTGATATTGTCAATCACTGGGGTCTCGAGGACGCGGAACAACCGGTGCTGCTGGGGGTTCTGTGGCCCTTTCTTTACTTCTCCCcggggggaagggggtggagaaaaaggaggaaacaggTCTCCTGGCTCTAAGACGATGTGTTCATCATCCTACCAGAGagtaaggggaggagggtgagggcaATGAACAGGTTCAATCGGAAGCCACTCTCTCTTGACAATTCCAGCCAACTGGGGACATCTCATTGGGTTTGAGACCATCAGTTAGCACAGAGTCAGCTGGTGGggtgcagggtgggagggggttgCTGTGGAACTAGATTCCTAGCAGCTTAAAggtcagagaaaagaaagaacaggacaaggagAAAGACATTCCAGATCTTCTCCATTCTTCCAGAGCTCTGGCCAAGGAGCCTGTGTGCTGGCCAGGAAGCTTCAGGATTTAGCCCTGGGACCCTCCCCCATTGCCTGTAGATGCTCCCACAGCATTTTCAGGGAAGGAGAAAAGCCTCGAGCTACCTTGATCCCCCTCAGAGAGGCAAATGATTCCTGGCCAGGCCTCAGGGCTATGATGTCTCCTTCTACTAACAGGCTAACTGGCAGGTTGACCAGATGTCCATCTCTGTAGGCCCAGTGCAGAGACCAGGATGGCGCAAAGGGCATGTGGAGGTCTGGGTACATGGCGTCGGGCCACTTGATCTCCTTGCCATCCCTGAGTGCATctgaggagaagggaaaaaaggaaaccatctCACCCACAGCTCCACACATCAGCCATGCAGCACACACCATGAAGCTCTGtgtgctttccttccttccccagaagGCTTGCAGCAACCCGCACCATTCATCCCAACACCACCCCTCTCTCAAGGTCACCTCCCTGTGAAGCCTTCCCCACCGGGCCAGCCCAGGCACCGCTACCTCCTCTGAACACCTGAAGCTCATATTCTTTGTACCCTCATTCCATTCAAACACATTTCACAAGCGCTGCTGAGGGCTTTGAGGGGGTGCAAAGGTCAAAGGTAAAGATGATACAACCCCTGCCCTCGAGGAGCCGCAACCGAAAAGAGAGATGTATGTGGGCAGATAATACACATCAAGGCAAACACATGCTCAGAGCGTTAGGAAAGAGCCCGGAGCTGCAGGAGATAGCTGATGCGATCAGAGGCGGCTTCGAGGGGAAAGGGAGCACTTAGGATGGGTCTTGAAGGATGGGCAGGATCCGACAGCTGGagctgagggagggagaagcacgccAGATGGGGACAGCAGGGCAAAGGCACAGAAGCAGGGAAGTCTGTGCAGTGGCTTTAGCACCAGGGAGGAGTTTTGGGGTGAGGATGATGGCAAGAGAACAATCTGGagagggaggctggaggctgaTTCAGAGGTTCTGGGCTGCTTTGATGAGCAAGAGGGAGCCATTGATGGTTACGAGCAAGAGACTAGGCTCTCGGAAAGCAGGGCCCATCTTTCTTGGTCACTGTTATACTTTCCCATGCCTGGCACGTGGCTACAACTAACTGATCGTTTCAGAATGAAGCAACCCCTTCTCACCCTAGCTGCCCGGTCGGGTTAGAGAAAGGTCTCAGACACTGAGTGTTTCTCTTATGAGACCACAGGCCCTTGGAAAGCAGGAGCCACCATCTCTCAGAAGAGCCTATTTTTCCCAATCCATAGCTGGGGCTTAATAAccaccacctgaaccaaaggacAAGCAGAAATCTGACTGAGCAACTCCCTTCTTCAGGAACACAGCTGCTCCGTTGGGGCTCCCGGTTCCGGGCACCCAACCCTGACTCTTGTGGGTTTTAGACTTCTCTGGCCCATCTTCCTACCTGCTGGCCCCACACCACCAGACAGGACAGCCTTGGAAGAGAAAATCTCAACTGTCCTCCTGCCGAGAGAAGGTCTTCTCTGTTAGCCTCCCATCATTAGTGAGCCTGCAAGCTGACCAGGCCTCCGTCAGCCACCCTGCATGCCACACTCGGGCCACTGGCTGCATAGGCCTAGCTGTCCCTGCTCTCACTGTCCTTGCTCAAAAGAGGGCAGGGCAGCCTCCTAATGCTCTTGGTGCCAAGAGCCCCCAGAACACTGACCATTGGCAACGCCATtgtgctgggctccaggctgggactCAGGAGGAGAGCTTGTAGGGCTGACACACATCATAGGGTACCTTTTCCCACCCACCATGCTTGGCCCTTGGCCTCACCTTGGATTTGGTCAATGATCCCTCGGAGCCTCCGCTCTACCTCCTTACGCTTCAGCCGATCTTGCCGCCCAATGAGGAGGAGGTTGAGAAGCAGCAAGAGGAACAGTGCTGAGGCATTCACCAGCTCCACCCCATGGCTGGTGGAAAGAGGTGTGGGGGTAGTAGCAGGGAGAGGGGCTCCCCGACCCAGCTGACCAGAGGCACCCCACCCCAGTCCCTTTTGAGAAGAGTGTCTTGCTTGGGTGCTGATGGCAGCCAGCAGGGAACTGAGAACCCCTCACCACTCAGGAACCCactgtgactgtgtgtgtgtgtggggggggtcagTCCCCGTGGGGCGTTCCCAGgcgggaggctgaggcaggaggggtGGACCAGCACCCCCAGGatgagaggcaggaggaaggttACCTGCCTGCTGGCTGGCTCCCATGACAgccaagcagcagcagcacagccaGCAGCATGAGTGAGGCTCCAGGCCAGTGGAAGCAGGAGCAGCGGTTACTGTGGTGCAGGAAGCTGCTTCTCCACAGCTCCTGCGGAGGGGCAGTGGGGAGTGAGGGGCCCGTGGAAGGAGCTGGGAGGCAGCATCCTGCTGGAATCTGGCCGCCTTCCTCCCACACCCgcctggcctggcccagggctgccTCTGTCTTTTCGCTTTGCTCTCGGCTGGGGTCCAGCTGCTTGGGCTCCTGCAGCAAGTGGGGCCAGGACATCActccccaggcagccccagctTCCTTCTGATTTTTATAGGGAAGCTTCAGTGGGGTCACACCACGCAGCATGAGCACAGCTTCCGGGCCTGTGCTTGGGCCTCCCACGTCTGTCTGCCCATCCCACCCTGGCTCTGGCTTCCTGGGGAAGAAGCTTCACCTTCCATGTGAGACATTTCTTCCGCTCCTTCAGGTGTCCCTCCAGCACCGCCTCCAGCTGCTCCTTCAGGATGCTGAGGGCCTTCTGGGTAGACAGGCCCAAGGCCAAGGGTGGCTCGCCCTGGGGGGAAGCAGGGGGCACTCAGCATCGCCCTGGAGGCCCCAGGTCACTGCACAGAGAGGCCCTCTGTTGCAGGCCAGGTCATGGCCTTGTCATCCCACCCCATGAAACCTCCCCTACTCTTCCTCCACCAGCCCCAACCTCGACCCTC
This window contains:
- the TMEM94 gene encoding transmembrane protein 94 isoform X14; amino-acid sequence: MLLAVLLLLGCHGSQPAGSHGVELVNASALFLLLLLNLLLIGRQDRLKRKEVERRLRGIIDQIQDALRDGKEIKWPDAMYPDLHMPFAPSWSLHWAYRDGHLVNLPVSLLVEGDIIALRPGQESFASLRGIKDDEHIVLEPGDLFPPFSPPPSPRGEVKKGPQNPQQHRLFRVLETPVIDNIRWCLDMALSRPVTALDNERFTVQSVMLHYAVPVVLAGFLITNALRFMLNAPGVTSWQYTLLQLQVNGVLPILPLLFPVLWVLATACGEARVLAQMSKASPSSLLAKFSEDTLSSYTEAVSSQEMLRCIWGHFLRVIQGTSPTLSHSSSLLHSLGSVTVLCCVDKQGILSWPNPSPETVLFFSGKVEPPHSSHEDLTDDLSTRSFCHPEVEEEPHERDALLAGSLNTTLHLSNEQERGDWPGDGPKPPEFYSHHKAHGRNKHPSGSNVSFSRDTEGGEEEPGKPGLEGEPYEAEDFVCDYHLEMLSLSQDQQNPSCIQFDDSNWQLHLTSLKPLGLNVLLNLCNASVTERLCRFSDHLCNIALQESHSAVLPVHVPWGLCELARLIGFTPGAKELFKQENHLALYRLPSAEMVKETSLGRLSCVTKRRPPLSHMISLFIKDTTTSTEQMLSHGTADVVLEACTDFWDGADIYPLSGSDRKKVLDFYQRACLSGYCSAFAYKPMSCALSSQLNGKCIELVQAPGQSSIFTMCELPSTIPLKLSTRRNSWSSDEGIGEVLEKEDCMQALSGQIFMGMVSSQYQARLDIVRLIDGLVNACIRFVYFSLEDELKSKVFAEKMGLETGWNCHISLTPNGDMPGSEIPPSSPSHAGSLHDDLNQGNGTVSRDDAEGLLLMEEEGHSDLISFQPTDSDLPSFLEDCNRAKLPRGIHQVRPHLQNIDNVPLLVPLFTDCTPETMCEMIKIMQEYGEVTCCLGSSANLRNSCLFLQSDISIALDPLYPSRCSWETFGYATSTSMAQASDGLSPLQLSGQLNSLPCSLTFRQEETISIIRLIEQARHATYGIRKCFLFLLQCQLTLVVIQFLSCLVQLPPLLSTTDILWLSCFCYPLLSISLLGKPPHSSIMSMATGKNLQSIPKKTQHYFLLCFLLKFSLTISSCLICFGFTLQSFCDSSRARNLTNCSSIMLPSHADTAPAWFDDFANGLLTAQKLTAALIVLHTVFISITHVHRTKPLWRKSPLTNLWWAMTVPVVLLGQVVQTAVDLQLWTHRDSQVHFGLEDVPLLTWLLGCLSLVLVVVTNEIVKLHEIRVRVRYQKRQKLQFETKLGMNSPF